From Impatiens glandulifera chromosome 7, dImpGla2.1, whole genome shotgun sequence:
AACAAGGTAAGATAGATGAACTATGAGATTTCTTCTCTGTTTATGTAAAATTCATTATACGTAGATTGGTTTGGTTTTGGCAGAAATGTAGAAAACGACAGTGATGCTGCTAATGTTGCTTCTGATAATAAAATCTTGAAGGAAGAACCGTTAGAAGACATTGAAGAAGAAGTAGGCAGTGACATCAAGACCAACACAATTGAGGTAAGAATTCATTCCATTAGGCTGAAGTTCAATCAATTCTCTTAATCGGAAGTATGTTCATTTGATTCCACTTGACGTTTTTGCAGGATGATTTGAATAGGAATGATCATCGTGTATCTAGTGGATCAAATTTCACGATTTCAAGTTCTGATAGCAGTTTCGACACAGAAACTCCTTCCAAATACGCAGTGAAGAATGATAACACCGTCACTGAACACGAAACAGAATTCTCTGATTTCACTACTACAGATGATTCGCGGGGGAGCATTGAAGAGCCTAAAACGGATATGGAGCTTCAGACTCTGAGAAAGCAAATCGTGAATGAAAGTAAGAGAGCGCAGGATCTAGCAAAAGAGGTCGCCACTCTGAAAGAGGATAGAGACGCTCTTAACCTAGAATGCGACAACTATAAGGCCTTCCATAAACGTCTTGATGAAGCAAAAGATAAAGATAGGTTGCATTTCAATGGAGGTGATGCGTTCAATCTCCTTGAAGAACTCAGACAAGAACTGAGTTATGAAAAGGACCTAAATGTCAACCTCCGTTTACAACTCTGTAAAACGCAGGAATCAAACTCCGAGTTAATCCTAGCAATTCACGACTTAGACGAAACCTTAGAACAAAAGAACAAGGAGCAACTGAAGATGCAATACGAAAGCACCCAAATAGAGAACCTGGAAAATGAGCTGAAGAAGATATCAGAACAGTTAGCGGATTGTTTTGACATCATAAGCAAACACGAACTTCACATTCAAAACCTGGAAGAAGAAATCGAAAACCAGGCTGAAGGATTCAAGGCTGATCTAGATACTGTAACTCGCTCTACAATAGAACATCAACAAAGGGCAATAAAATCTGAGGAATCCCTAAGAAAGATTCGCTTACAAAACGCTAGTACCGCCGAGAGGCTTCAGAAGGAATTCAGAAAGCTGTCTTTTCAAATGACATCCACGTCCGAAGCAAACGAGACTATAGCTACTAAAGCCATGGAGGAAACAAGTGAACTGCGTTTGGAGAAACACCTTTTGGAAGAAATGCTTCTAAATGAAAAGGAACACCTCAAAATTGTCAAGGACCAGTACGAAGAGGAAATCTGTGAACTAGAACAAGAACTGCAATATCTGAAAAGGTCAATGGAGGAAACAGAAGATCTATTGGAAAGATGGAGTAGTGAAAGAAATGAGATGGAATCCATTGTTGTTTCATTGAGGAAGGAAGCAGATGAGTTCATGGATGAAATAACTGCAATTGGTAATCTAGAGGAGGTAAGGAAGAGAACGTTTGATAGTACAAAATCCGAGTTGGAGACTCTAATACTACAATGTCACGAGTTTAAACAAGTAAATTCATCGTCGTACGACGACAACAAACATCTACGGAACATAATCGTAGAGCTGGAAAAACGAATCGCCACTACTAATTGCTCTCATGAATCCCTAAAGGTTAGTTCTTGACCGATGTAATGTGATATTAACACCGTTTGAATAcagaaatattttcaaatggaTTTGATTTATAGTTAATATAGTTTGgtgaaaaatatcaaataagtcCTCAAGCTTTATTCACTAGATCAAATAGGATCATGAGAACTTAtcatattaactttttaaactaAGTGATTGCTTCCATTTATGCAGGGGCAAGATGCAGCTGAAGAAAGAAACACACCAATCATAAGGTACAATAGTACTGATACACTCACTAGCTTAGAGATGCACAAATTCCGAGCTCGACTTGGtttgggtaaaataaaaaactaatttatttaaaaacaatttttaattttttttggaatattatttatatgaaataatattatagaatatactttaattatatatattaacaaatttaataacatttattcaCGTTAAGTTACTCGGTCGGGTAcggggatggggagtgtacGAAACTCAGACCCGATACCCgagtatattaattttaaaagtaattttttcattaaaacttAAGGTGACTTTTCAAATGTTTCATCGTTAtcaatatcattataaatacATCATTTAACTTTGTCTTATCCACAATTAACTccaaatattatcataaatatactacactaaatttgtaaatttccaaaaaaaaaaattttgaacataAATCTTGATCCTCAACTCTactttaataacaaaatattatttttttttcatcatttttcatattcaatcttttttaacttttttcaattttgattctatttttttttcactctagtttatatttttcaaaatttaccaAATAAGTAAGTaggtaatttatatttttaactattgatattaataatttgaaatttatttattataattatgtttttttcttcgatctttataatcttataattaatttttttaatcgggtaatgggttCCCATCGGGCATCGGGTACCGACGAATCGGGGGTAGGGATAAAagtagagatacccgtcgggttaGGGATcaaatagtaaaatataaatcGGGTACGAGGATGTGTACTACACTACCCGACGGGTAAGGTACCATTGTCATCACTAGACAGATCTATGTTAGGGCTCAGGTttttacgataaaaatgtgatagaatttactatttatttctttaattcaaaacacaaattaattcactgattttattcataattttttatgacCATTCTTGTATATGAAGTTCATAATTTACTGTGCAAAACTGAATATTGAAATGGAAGTGTTGATGGAGTTGTAtatgataaattcataatttacaGTGCAAACCTGAATATTGAAATGGAAGTGTTGATGGAGAAGCATAAATGTATGGAAGATGAATTGAATGAGATGCAAAGAAGATACTCAGGATTAAGCCTCAGATTTGCAGAAGTTGAAGGAGAAAGACAACAATTGATTATGACATTGCGCAATCTTAAAAATCCAAAGAAGATGTTCTTCTTCTAATAATACCTCAAAATGTTATTCATCTATCTTTGTTGTTTATAAGTAactatttcttttttctcattTGTGATGTAGAAAATATATAGTCTCCATTCAATCATATTTTCCATTTAAGGAATTACCCTAAGCCTGAAATAAATGATCATCATggataaagttttattttaatagtttaagcATTTGTTGGAATATTGTAAGATTGTTTCTATGTTGAATATATATGGAATATTGTGAATTCCTTTTCAAATGATTTTGACTTTAAATGGGAAAAAGTGACCAAATTTTAACTCTTTACACTATTTTTAGTAAATCTTTTATATTgataactttattatttttacttttgtaTAATTACATGTGGGTATATTGTTTTGAATTGTCCATATCATATTCAAACATGTCAAGGCAATAGAATGAGACCAATGTGATAATGTTACCAaactaaatgtttttttttattgagaatgAATGTTTGAATATATGAGCATATGATTGACAATGACTGCTAAGTGAAATTCATCAATGAATAAATTTGTCAAACACGTTAAAGTCCAAAAACTCTAGCTAGTTTGTCACCAAATTGAAAACAAAGAATTGAACAATGGTGGTTTTATAAAAAGTTGTTAAGAAAAATGACATCAAGGAAATAACATATATCACAATAGATAAACCAAAAGTcgaaaaaagatataaaattcCGATGACACGTTATTTCGTACGGAACAAACTTAGAATGTTGATGTGAATTGATATCCTTAAgaaaattgagaattttgatGTACCTAAATGAAATCATTAAGAAGAAATTTCTTATAAATCATCATCAACTTGTAATATATAGTCAAGTTAGAGTACCCAAAAATCTACATTCCAACCAAgtataacttaattaaaatattcactcaACTTTGTAACATCGAGAAACCCaaaaatctatattttaataaggtataacttaattaaaatattcactcaATTTCGTAAAATCGAGAAATTAAATATTCGACAAAGAACAGGAAAAATAAGTGAGGTTAACCCCTAGCTAGATGCCCAAGTGACATTTAATACCAAAGATGGTTCATTTCTTCTAAATGTgaagttaattaatatttcacCATGCAAaagaaaaacttttttttttatagagtaATAATTTCACAATAAGTCCAAAAAGTTTAGTAATAATTGTTTTCCACCTACTTGGATAGGATCACATAAAAGTATCTTGTGCCGAAATAATATATTTCCATCAATTTAAGTGAGTCACTTTAGATTAATCCAACATTGGATgggattaattaaatatttataattagtatatgATATATTTGTACATGCACATGAGGGCTACcaacaataaattatttcaagGCCTAATATTACTTCAATGATTTAACATGATTATTTAACTTCACAAATCTTtgacaattaatttaaatttgacaaATTCTAACAAAATCACACTATTAAATAATTCCAACATGCAAACCTAACTTTGACTTATAATATAactttgaaataaaaaatattaaataatttaatcaattaaaaaaaaatcaaaaatctaattttatttatcaaacaaatttatttattaaaaaacccaataaaaatttcaaataaatcaatacATTCACTTATGATTGCACATCtactttcaaatattaaaatatttatacatcttAACTTGTCAgactaaaataacaaatttaatataattaggaataaattcatattttttttgtttaatataaaattgaaaaataacatattttcaaaattataatctagttgaaaaattattaaagtgaaaattaaattaaaagtgattttttatttgatataaatattaatttgatggATAATGATCATATATTcagtatttaaattataatatgattttaaaactttatttaatgtaaaaataataatatattattcttttttatataataatatcatttttacaatcattaattatattttgaaacattagcaaatattatattctaaaatatgaTGTAAACTATAATAAGATATGATGTAAACTATAATAAGCCAAATTTGAGATTATacaatctattttaaaaatattttttatacaaattttaattcaaatttataacttaatGCAATTTATATTTATGGTACAAACGTATAACTAAGTCTTTTTATgtgtaaatttgatttttattattaaatatatatatatatataattgtattttttattaattattattattattatatattttctaataaattaattacatcataaataataatatttttatatattataattatttattatttattctttatttaagcCATTAACTTAGCTCAAGAATACAAATTTAAggattgaatttaatttaaaatgtcctaattatttatttagtttaagaTAATTGAATagtcatatttaaattaaataactgatcacttaaaatgtcttaaaaaataattaattaatttattattaattaataacatttaaattaaataaatataattcacaAAAAActgtatattaattaaaattttattaaaattaatataaaaaatcaatacaaTTGAGATATAAATGAAAGAATAATGATAAGTATATAATGCAAAATTTGAGCcacaatttataattattttaatcttagtCTAATTTAGATTTTGAGCGTttatattaactatatatatatattatattatattaggactatataagaaaattaaatatttgattttagatTATCCATTTCATTTAGATGTAAGTGAAAATAGTTGGTATGTTCGCAATATTATACTAGTTTATTTGGTTACTTTTATTTGGTTTCTTTAAACAATAATgcaataaattgataaaaataaaagccATTATAGagttaatgtaaatttaattaaaagagctacaattatattaaaaaaataacatatttgacCTTGATCTAAAAATAAAAGCCATTATAGagttaatgtaaatttaattaaaagagttacaattatattaaaaaaataacatatttgacCTTGATCTAGAtgctcttttatatatatatatatatatatttaccttgATTTAGGGTTATGAAGATTTTCTTGATATAGAagctcttttatatatatatatatttaccttgATTTAGGGTTATGAACATTTTTCAACTCTATTAAATATTCTCATAATTGAGTTATATTATTCTCTCATTTTATTTAGTTATCTTCAatcaacactttttttttaatttgcgCTCTTTGTCCATCTTCTTGAATTTTTTCGTCCATCTCAACCATGTTAGTGTCATTTCCCACTTTAGCTATAATGTACtcttttacttctttttttaaatgaatccGAAAATTCCcgattatttaaaacaaaataaaaattagtgtTAAAAGATGTATCATGAGACCGGATAAGTCACTCCCCTTTCACACAAGCATGTGTGACACACATAGGTCCCATCtcaaaaaataatagtatatatataagggACATCAAATATCTTTGTTTAAGAAAACATTTCTAGAAACACAACATGACTGATTAAGGTTATAGTATATATACACTTCTTTTAATTAtcgtttaatttataaaattagtaatttatccttaaaaaaaataaaacctagCTCATAGATTATGAATTAAGTAACCCTTTTATATACATGAAaagattacaaaaaaaaaatcacaagaaCCAACTAAATAGAGATTCTTAAAACTcacatatttctaaataataaaagaaaaaaaagattttgattgaagtatatgatattaatttacATGATAATGATCACTATAGTCAAATCAAAGGAATGTCTTCGCGGGTTTCAACCATGCACCAAACCTAAATCCACGATAATGTAAATTGTTAAAGTCCTACAGCAtaatttcttctttaatttaataaatagattGTTATCGCCGATTTAgtaattgtaaaatattataaatattggaGTATGTTGATCTACGGAGATGTAGTTTGTGATTGTGTTTGGACAGCAGAGTTTGAGGGAACGAAATCAACAGAAAAGAAAGGAGAAGAGTCCTCTTCAAAAAAGAAGAgtacaaattatattatattatataattattaaaataaatatattatattatattatataaatattaaaataacatatatattttatttttacttaattttataaatataatatatatatatatataattaaaactaaatatactaaattaaataatttaaataaatattataaactaaaatacataatctaaactttaaataaataaattatataaatcttaaaatatttataaaaatatcaattaaaaaaataaaaaaaattatataaacttacaatatttataatattttacaactactaaatcttttaatatttatataatataatataataaatattttacaattactaaatcttttaatatttatataatataatatattttagtt
This genomic window contains:
- the LOC124910123 gene encoding myosin-J heavy chain-like; its protein translation is MFRSARWRREKEKNKIKAVFKLQFHATEVEGDAFTISLVPEDVGKPTARLEKALVRDRCCYWLDPVYETMKFTKETRSGKMNQKIYSFLMSKITQGSSKSNVVGEVSIDFASYVEATKIYSLSLPLRNSKSDAILHVKIQRVLENDLTRNVENDSDAANVASDNKILKEEPLEDIEEEVGSDIKTNTIEDDLNRNDHRVSSGSNFTISSSDSSFDTETPSKYAVKNDNTVTEHETEFSDFTTTDDSRGSIEEPKTDMELQTLRKQIVNESKRAQDLAKEVATLKEDRDALNLECDNYKAFHKRLDEAKDKDRLHFNGGDAFNLLEELRQELSYEKDLNVNLRLQLCKTQESNSELILAIHDLDETLEQKNKEQLKMQYESTQIENLENELKKISEQLADCFDIISKHELHIQNLEEEIENQAEGFKADLDTVTRSTIEHQQRAIKSEESLRKIRLQNASTAERLQKEFRKLSFQMTSTSEANETIATKAMEETSELRLEKHLLEEMLLNEKEHLKIVKDQYEEEICELEQELQYLKRSMEETEDLLERWSSERNEMESIVVSLRKEADEFMDEITAIGNLEEVRKRTFDSTKSELETLILQCHEFKQVNSSSYDDNKHLRNIIVELEKRIATTNCSHESLKGQDAAEERNTPIISANLNIEMEVLMEKHKCMEDELNEMQRRYSGLSLRFAEVEGERQQLIMTLRNLKNPKKMFFF